The segment AGTTAAAAACGTGTGAAGCGAAAAGGAGGGGTCGTGCGAAATTTCCCTTTGCGCAAAAATAGATTAATGCAAATATGATGacgcttattttattttattttattttttttttccttttccggGGGGAGATACACAAGTGTGCATGCTTACATCAAGCTGGTGTTTTTTAAGATCAGTGCCAAGAATGCTGGTGCAAAATTGACGAACTGGTTAACCGTTGAAGTGTAGCTTCTTTCCTACTGGAGTGTAACTTCTTTCTTATTGGAGTGTAACTCCTTTCCTATTGGAGTGTAACTCCTTTCCCAGTTGGTGCTGTTCACCGTCACGCAGGGGAGAATTGAGGGCTCGATTTGTTGGGCAAGTCCGAGCactcaagaaaaaaaaaaaaaaaaaaggcacacgGAGTAAACGTGAGGAAAAATGGTAAACCAGGGAAACACAAAAGTGGAAGGCAAAggcgcaggaaaaaaatgcaaaaaaaaaatgcaaaaaaaaaatgcaaaaaaatgcaaaagaatGCAAAAGAATGCAAAATAATGCAAATGAATGCAAAAGAATGCAAAAGAATGCAAACATGGTAAGTAGGGCAGACGAACAAGGCAAGTGCAACACGCCCTTCGCGCAAATGTAAACctaaaaaagcaaaagcgTGTTTACAGAATGGATAAGTTTCATGTGCAATTTAATTCTCTACCGCGTTAAGGTTATTGTTCAACTTGGTCGCGGGAAAAGGGAACCAAGGACTGAGACGGTCGTGAACGCATGATACATGCCCAGGGGGGGCACAACAGAGCaagtgcacaaaaaaggcacaagTAGAATAGGCGTACACCAAGGGGCACACGTAGGAGTATTCAAAATGGGCACCAATCGGGGTACGCAAAATGACAGCAAATTGGGGTACGCAAAATGACAGCAAATTGGGGTACGCAAAATGGCAGCAAATTGGGGTACGCAAAATGACAGCAAATTAGggtacacaaaatggcagcTAATTGGGGCACGCAAAATGACCGCAAAACGCAACGTCCCCGCTtggaaaacattttttcggCACTCCCGTTGCATAATCCGTGTGATTTCCATCCATGAATGGATTATCACCTCCGATTTTGTTCGTCTGGAAATGCGTTGCATCCGCTTCTTAGTTGATGTGATGATACTCAcgagtgagaaaaaaaaaaatgtcctaTTGTGCGCTTAACCAATGTAGAGATATACTCCGTAGCTTAGTTTAACATTGTGCGTGATTGAACTTTTAGTGACACTCCTATCGCTCACCCCAATAGGCGTACCCCCttgcacgaaaaaaaaacgtccaATCTGCGGCAACTTCGATGGTCATACATAAGCATTGCCCAACATCCCGATTTGCACAAAGGCGCATGTATAGGCTGGAGTatgctgcttcccccacagctttcccccttttgcgagaagtaaacatgtaaaaaaagcgATTACGTGCGGGCGTTATccttatttttgtataaaatttGCTCAGTTGGGAGgtacacaattttgtgcgCGTAGGTATGCCCAGtgtgcaacatttttttccttcgcccAGCCAGTGGAATGGCGAGGTGCTGTCCTCATTGGTGAGTTGGAAACGGGGGTATACTTCATCACAACAGGAAATCGtttacgtatattttttttcgaaattttgtACGTTTTTTGAGGCATTTCAAACGGGTTACTCCCCCCCAGGTTACAcccttttgtgcatttttagcAAACGCAGGACGGGCTATGAAAGGAGGGCGCGCAACTCTTGGGGGGCGTTCCCCTTGAACAGCATACTCCCAAATTGACAGAGTGCCGGCGTGTCCCTCCTGTGAGCACGTACGTATACAATCGTATTTGTGCTCATTGTTACTTATTCATACTTAATTATACTTATATGCTTACTAGCCTTTCAATtagtttttctttaaatggggaaaaaaaaaaaaaaaaaaaaaaagggggaaacccTCTGCAATCATTTCATAAAACGTTTCATACCGTGTGCACAGGAAATATAGAATGTGCAATTTTTACGCATTCGCACATGTAGGTATACATTCGTAAGCACTACACTCCGTGTGGTTAAAACAGAACAAATTGTTTTCTGGCACTTCCAAAGATTTGGTGCTTCTCAACATGCAACACGTTGAATCGTACGGTTTTGGACAAGGGTCTGCAAAattggtggaaaaaaaaaattaaagcgtGCAAAGTGGAAGCATATGTGCTTCGCGCGAGAGTATTTAcaaaatacaaattttaCACACAAGTTgccgaaaaataaaaaaggaatgcaaaaGCTCTCTGTTCTAAATTAAAGCGGCGTTTTGTACATAAGTAAACTGTTCAGTTAATAGAGTACGCAACGCGCCCgatgcgcaaaaaaattgtgttaCCTGCACTGTCCGACGGTGACGATGTCTCCTTCCTTCACGTCGAAACATGGAGAGCAGTGGCATGGGATGTTCTTATGTCTCTTTTCAAATCGGTTGTACTTTTTTACGTAATGTAGGTAATTTCttcttataataattgttctcttcattttgctcgAAATTACCATACCCCTgcgtttgtaaaaaaaaaaaaaattaacactcGCATTTCGTAGGCGGCAAGCGGGTGGTAAAGAGATATCAACTGGCTATCTCCCTTTCGGTGCGCGTGCGAGGACCACGTAAAGAGACACCCCAGCCGTTcggtccatttttttcttttttcctttttcctttttcgtttttcttttttcctttttttc is part of the Plasmodium cynomolgi strain B DNA, chromosome 8, whole genome shotgun sequence genome and harbors:
- a CDS encoding 40S ribosomal protein S11 (putative) — encoded protein: MATTLDVQHERAYQKQEGASFFNSKKIKKGSKSYTRYWKKVGLGFATPKEAKEGVYVDKKCPFTGNVSIRGRILKGMVISSKMKRTIIIRRNYLHYVKKYNRFEKRHKNIPCHCSPCFDVKEGDIVTVGQCRPLSKTVRFNVLHVEKHQIFGSARKQFVLF